A portion of the Paenibacillus marchantiae genome contains these proteins:
- a CDS encoding sensor histidine kinase, producing MKNVPKAIIILWISMLNILCLPHDFVSATAGEVDKPVSITGWEVKWGNVHDQGFISEVQGTEEIWEKQGSEKLEYSSVEAPSGSMWTRVTIPKINEDSSAIRFENIKGNHIVIYLDDRRVYENYHYNYDNNAVLLPLSSENSGGKLYVWSENEKGRLGIYGTVQVGPYATLQEKYIHNGLLDVILGATFVFTALTMLSCTFFLGKFHKGLWISLCIVMGSIGTMIITYSQFLYTFYQVYGNLYSVLFDLAMLMGMPALCYFFEQIIGPGRYGIFTKLRKFQFIYSVVAVAALMIDFISGGQWDMLYSLLVQNVIGFVLVILLSILMIGTISKALQRSREALLLATGFGTFALISVAELLWYYQRNGTYHLIWWKWSMVAFIISLIAILGSRFAEKHTKVLEYSKELELFNNELQRSEKMEIISELAASVAHEVRNPLQVTRGFLQLMTEQEDNKNKGYVRIALEELDRASGIITDFLTFAKPEFDHIVSLNIADEFNHIEGILVPMANLEGGKITTDIPPDLWIRGNSSKFKQAFINIIKNSIEALQGQGQIDIWAYAQDGVIKVHVRDNGEGMDEEALVRLGEPYFSNKIKGTGLGMMVTFRIVEAMHGQISFTSTKGVGTEAVVSFAAFVE from the coding sequence ATGAAAAATGTGCCCAAAGCTATCATCATCTTATGGATAAGTATGTTGAATATTCTCTGCTTGCCGCATGATTTCGTCTCAGCGACTGCAGGAGAAGTTGACAAACCTGTATCCATTACGGGATGGGAAGTAAAATGGGGGAACGTACACGATCAGGGATTCATCAGTGAGGTTCAAGGTACGGAGGAGATCTGGGAGAAGCAAGGTTCTGAAAAGCTGGAATACAGCAGCGTAGAAGCTCCTTCGGGTTCCATGTGGACTCGTGTGACCATTCCTAAAATAAACGAAGATAGCTCAGCAATCCGTTTTGAGAATATTAAAGGGAACCACATTGTAATCTACTTGGACGATCGTAGGGTATATGAGAATTATCATTACAATTATGATAACAACGCTGTGTTGTTACCCTTATCAAGTGAGAATTCAGGTGGAAAACTTTACGTATGGTCAGAGAATGAAAAAGGCAGACTTGGCATCTACGGAACGGTTCAGGTTGGGCCTTATGCTACATTACAGGAAAAGTACATTCACAATGGACTGCTTGATGTGATATTGGGAGCGACCTTTGTGTTCACGGCTCTAACGATGCTGAGTTGCACTTTTTTCCTGGGCAAATTCCATAAAGGGTTGTGGATTTCGCTATGTATCGTGATGGGTTCAATCGGAACGATGATTATCACCTATTCACAGTTTTTATATACGTTCTACCAGGTTTACGGTAATCTGTATTCCGTATTGTTTGACCTGGCTATGCTGATGGGCATGCCTGCACTCTGTTATTTTTTTGAACAAATTATCGGACCAGGTCGTTATGGCATCTTTACCAAACTAAGAAAATTCCAATTCATCTATTCTGTAGTTGCTGTGGCTGCTCTGATGATTGATTTTATTTCAGGCGGTCAATGGGACATGCTCTATAGTTTGTTGGTTCAGAACGTGATTGGATTCGTTCTCGTAATCCTGTTGAGCATCTTAATGATCGGCACCATCTCCAAAGCGCTTCAACGGAGCCGGGAAGCTCTTTTGCTTGCTACGGGATTCGGCACATTTGCCTTAATCAGTGTTGCTGAACTACTGTGGTATTACCAGCGTAATGGAACATATCATCTGATATGGTGGAAATGGTCCATGGTTGCTTTTATTATCTCACTTATTGCCATACTGGGAAGCCGATTTGCTGAAAAACATACCAAAGTGCTTGAATACTCGAAAGAGTTGGAATTGTTCAATAATGAATTGCAACGATCCGAGAAAATGGAAATCATTAGCGAACTGGCGGCGTCGGTTGCTCATGAGGTTCGTAATCCGTTGCAGGTGACACGAGGATTCCTTCAGCTCATGACAGAGCAGGAAGACAACAAAAACAAGGGATATGTGCGGATTGCTTTGGAGGAGCTTGATCGGGCTTCCGGCATTATTACCGACTTCCTAACGTTTGCCAAACCGGAGTTCGATCATATTGTCTCTCTCAATATCGCGGATGAATTTAATCATATTGAAGGCATTCTTGTACCGATGGCTAATCTGGAAGGCGGTAAAATAACAACTGACATTCCGCCAGATCTATGGATTAGAGGGAACTCTTCCAAGTTCAAACAGGCTTTTATTAATATTATTAAGAATAGTATAGAAGCGCTGCAAGGACAGGGTCAGATTGATATTTGGGCCTATGCTCAGGATGGGGTTATCAAGGTACATGTTAGGGATAATGGTGAGGGCATGGATGAGGAAGCGCTGGTCCGGCTTGGGGAGCCTTATTTCTCGAACAAAATTAAGGGGACAGGCCTTGGCATGATGGTGACCTTCCGAATCGTTGAAGCCATGCATGGGCAGATCAGTTTTACAAGCACAAAAGGGGTAGGAACAGAAGCCGTTGTATCTTTTGCCGCGTTCGTCGAATGA
- a CDS encoding methyl-accepting chemotaxis protein produces the protein MKDTRGNVKGKLRLTIRMKLLTGFLMVVALLAFVSIYALTQIHDMSKKADEIDKMWMPSVSLLGMMNGDISDVERLALAVIVETNPTEITKMNEVLEQLQAKIAIERKELVSLISDNTEAVAMYNTFSTNYEAYLAKMPEFMKLGMANNYEEASRLHSEAYPLWYTANDTIAQLITMGNSLSDAATNTSVESAEQAFNIILGVTIVAFLVAMFIAFFIASIISRPIQKMNAAAMLIAGGDLTSEKIVLKNKDELGTLADSFNVMTGNLREMIQSVSMTSEQVAASSEELLASAEQNTRASEQISETVEELAVGTSDQVDMVKRSSQAMSEMALGSEQIAELAQSVSVSAVDAANQSAEGNMIIQQAVEQMGSVRNSIASLTELVTGLGERSAEIGTITEVINNIARQTNLLALNAAIEAARAGEHGRGFAVVAGEVRKLAEESSTSAQRITDLVQLIQKDTDHAVQAVKVNSNETEAGIEIVTAAGQAFEQISNVVNKVAGEIQEVSAGSEEMSASTNEVVGYVDQISNIAGEAAGGVHNVSAATQQQLASMEEIASSAGSLSKMAEELQEQINKFRV, from the coding sequence ATGAAAGATACGCGGGGAAACGTGAAGGGGAAATTGAGATTAACAATTCGAATGAAATTACTAACTGGATTTCTAATGGTAGTGGCTTTACTGGCTTTTGTAAGCATTTATGCGTTAACCCAAATTCATGATATGTCCAAAAAGGCCGATGAAATCGATAAGATGTGGATGCCCAGTGTGAGCCTGCTTGGTATGATGAATGGTGATATTTCGGACGTCGAGCGGCTTGCTCTTGCCGTAATTGTCGAAACAAATCCAACTGAAATCACCAAGATGAATGAAGTGTTGGAACAGCTCCAAGCCAAGATTGCGATTGAGCGCAAGGAACTGGTTTCACTCATCTCAGACAATACCGAAGCAGTGGCAATGTACAATACATTTAGCACGAACTATGAGGCGTATTTGGCGAAAATGCCGGAATTTATGAAATTGGGCATGGCTAACAATTACGAAGAAGCCAGCAGATTGCATTCAGAGGCCTATCCGTTATGGTATACAGCGAATGATACCATTGCCCAATTAATCACGATGGGGAACTCACTGTCGGATGCAGCAACGAATACATCGGTTGAGTCTGCTGAACAAGCATTTAATATTATATTGGGAGTCACTATTGTTGCTTTCCTGGTGGCCATGTTTATTGCCTTCTTCATTGCAAGCATCATCTCGCGTCCAATTCAGAAGATGAATGCAGCAGCGATGTTGATTGCAGGTGGGGATCTGACGAGTGAGAAGATCGTGCTCAAGAACAAGGATGAGCTGGGAACGCTGGCCGATTCCTTCAATGTGATGACAGGCAACCTGCGGGAGATGATTCAATCCGTGTCGATGACATCCGAACAGGTAGCCGCTTCCTCCGAAGAACTTCTCGCGAGTGCTGAGCAGAATACAAGGGCATCGGAACAGATTTCCGAAACGGTTGAGGAATTGGCCGTCGGTACATCGGATCAAGTAGATATGGTGAAACGTTCTTCGCAGGCGATGAGTGAAATGGCTCTTGGTTCGGAACAGATTGCTGAGCTTGCTCAAAGTGTATCCGTATCTGCCGTTGATGCAGCGAATCAGTCTGCCGAAGGAAATATGATTATTCAGCAGGCTGTTGAACAGATGGGATCTGTTCGCAATTCCATTGCATCACTGACAGAACTGGTTACAGGGCTGGGAGAACGTTCCGCAGAGATTGGTACCATTACCGAGGTTATTAATAATATTGCCCGTCAAACCAACCTTCTTGCATTAAATGCAGCGATTGAAGCGGCACGCGCAGGTGAGCACGGACGTGGTTTCGCAGTCGTAGCTGGAGAAGTGCGGAAGCTCGCAGAGGAGTCTTCTACATCCGCACAACGGATTACGGATCTTGTCCAATTGATTCAGAAGGATACAGATCATGCCGTGCAGGCTGTGAAAGTGAACAGCAATGAAACGGAAGCCGGAATTGAGATTGTAACAGCCGCGGGACAAGCATTTGAACAAATTTCGAATGTAGTGAACAAGGTTGCTGGTGAAATCCAGGAAGTATCGGCAGGTTCCGAGGAAATGTCAGCAAGTACGAATGAAGTTGTAGGGTATGTGGATCAGATCTCTAACATTGCGGGAGAAGCAGCAGGCGGGGTACATAATGTATCTGCCGCAACCCAGCAGCAGCTGGCTTCGATGGAAGAGATTGCTTCGTCAGCAGGCTCTTTGTCCAAAATGGCTGAAGAGTTGCAGGAGCAAATCAACAAATTCAGAGTGTAA
- a CDS encoding NHLP leader peptide family RiPP precursor has protein sequence MKGMLTMMVSEKTLHEDIIEKAWTDEHFRQQLHSNPKQALREAFGIDIPEHIQVRTVEEQQNDYVLVIPPNPAKVDYDVNCGPWRS, from the coding sequence ATGAAGGGAATGTTGACGATGATGGTATCAGAGAAAACGTTGCACGAGGATATTATTGAAAAGGCCTGGACCGATGAGCACTTCAGACAACAACTGCACTCCAACCCAAAGCAAGCGCTTCGCGAAGCATTTGGCATTGATATTCCTGAACACATTCAAGTCCGTACCGTTGAAGAACAACAGAACGACTACGTTCTCGTAATTCCTCCCAATCCAGCCAAAGTGGATTATGACGTAAATTGCGGACCGTGGAGAAGCTAA
- a CDS encoding undecaprenyl-diphosphatase, producing MNQSVFNWINQFADRIPFLDWFMITSAEYAVWVMIGLLVIVWFLGNPSKQRIVFYACVASIVALVLTKWGISPVVGHPRPFMEGTVHQLVPHVPDPSFPSKHASFVFALAAASFFIGRRFGMWMLLLAVLTGVSRVYVGVHYPGDILGGFILGSLVSVILIATRNYTKSIPDFFINIHRRIFR from the coding sequence ATGAATCAATCTGTATTTAATTGGATCAACCAGTTTGCAGACCGAATTCCGTTTCTGGACTGGTTTATGATTACATCAGCTGAATATGCGGTTTGGGTTATGATAGGGCTTCTTGTGATTGTGTGGTTTCTTGGCAATCCGTCGAAGCAACGAATTGTGTTTTATGCGTGTGTAGCTTCGATTGTAGCACTTGTTTTGACAAAATGGGGAATTTCACCTGTGGTAGGTCATCCAAGGCCGTTCATGGAAGGCACGGTGCATCAACTGGTTCCTCATGTACCAGATCCATCATTTCCAAGTAAACATGCTTCCTTTGTATTCGCGCTCGCTGCAGCTTCGTTTTTTATCGGGCGTCGCTTCGGTATGTGGATGCTGTTGCTTGCTGTGCTGACAGGAGTGTCGCGTGTCTATGTAGGTGTACATTATCCTGGAGATATTCTGGGCGGATTCATTCTAGGTAGCCTGGTCAGTGTGATCTTGATCGCTACGCGTAATTATACCAAGTCGATTCCCGATTTCTTCATTAACATTCATCGGCGGATTTTCCGTTAG
- a CDS encoding glycoside hydrolase family 9 protein: protein MKGSWWRRIAILALSVGLLAGSTSIQAWSGKADAAAGNHNYAEALQKAVYFYETQRSGNLPEDNRVEWRGDSGLNDGADVGVDLTGGWYDAGDHVKFGLPMAYSATMLAWSVVEYREGYEQAGQLEEIKDNLRWATDYFVKAHTKPNELWGQVGAGNTDHAWWGPAEVMQMNRPAYKIDASCPGSELAGETAAALASSSIVFRDSDPAYANKLLQHAKELYSFADTYRGKYSDCITNAQSFYNSWTGYYDELAWAATWLYMATNDSAYLSKAIATANLWQADGQNGNWAYTWTQGWDDKHYGAQILLARITSSLNMPEATRFIQSTERNLDYWSVGTNGQRIKYTPGGLAWLDTWGSLRYSANASFIAFVYSDWVSDPVKKARYQDFAVSQMNYILGDNPRQSSYVVGYGQNPPKHPHHRTSHSSWTNNENTPSEHRHTLYGAMVGGPDATDAYTDSIGDYVSNEVATDYNAGFTGALAKMNLLFGQNDQPIANFPAPEVKTDEFFVEAAVKASGPNYTEIKAQLNNRSGWPARMGDKLSFRYFLDLSEVYAAGYTVSDVKVTTAYAEGATVSQPVVVDVAKRIYAVTADFTGTKIYPGGEGHYRKEVQFRITGPQGAWNANNDHSFQGLGTGNVAKSVYLPVYDAGIRIYGQEPGVTPVVTPVAPSGVQAISGNAQVILNWVASPGAESYTVKRAEVNGGPYTSVATDVHGLTYTNTGLTNGKTYYYVVTAVNSAGESPGSAQASATPQAGTSLPGELTLSGTAGNAQSILTWTAATGAVTYKVQRSVVGGAYADVATGLAVLNYIDATAVNGTTYSYRIAAVNASGQTLSNIVTVTPSAPPVTTGTLEVQYRNGGSGASGNAVTPQFNLKNTGTQAIDLSTVKLRYYFTKDGAGDLTFWCDYAQIGTANIEGKFVTLTPTTGTADTYLEISFKSGAGSLAAGAETGVIQGRFSKNNWSNFDQSNDYSYDATKTAFTAWNQVTGFQGGTKVWGIEP, encoded by the coding sequence ATGAAGGGAAGCTGGTGGAGACGAATCGCTATCCTCGCGTTATCGGTAGGGCTACTGGCAGGAAGTACATCCATACAGGCATGGAGTGGTAAGGCAGATGCGGCTGCCGGAAATCATAACTATGCGGAGGCATTACAAAAGGCGGTTTATTTCTATGAAACACAGCGTTCAGGGAATTTGCCCGAAGACAATCGGGTGGAATGGCGTGGTGATTCCGGATTAAATGACGGAGCGGATGTTGGGGTTGATTTGACCGGAGGGTGGTACGATGCTGGAGATCATGTGAAATTTGGTCTGCCCATGGCTTATTCGGCTACGATGTTAGCTTGGTCTGTTGTGGAATACCGCGAGGGATACGAGCAGGCAGGGCAACTGGAGGAGATTAAGGATAACTTGAGATGGGCCACAGACTATTTTGTGAAAGCGCATACGAAACCAAATGAATTATGGGGACAGGTCGGAGCGGGCAATACAGACCATGCCTGGTGGGGGCCTGCTGAAGTGATGCAGATGAACCGTCCTGCTTATAAGATCGATGCATCCTGTCCGGGAAGTGAACTTGCGGGAGAAACTGCAGCGGCACTCGCTTCTTCATCCATTGTGTTTCGGGACAGTGACCCGGCTTATGCCAACAAACTACTTCAACATGCCAAGGAACTGTACAGCTTCGCGGATACGTATCGAGGCAAATATTCGGATTGCATTACAAATGCCCAATCGTTCTACAATTCATGGACAGGTTACTATGATGAACTCGCCTGGGCTGCAACATGGTTATATATGGCGACAAATGATAGCGCTTACTTGTCCAAGGCGATTGCTACAGCGAATCTGTGGCAGGCAGATGGACAGAACGGGAACTGGGCCTATACTTGGACCCAAGGCTGGGATGACAAACACTACGGAGCCCAGATTCTGCTGGCTCGCATTACGTCGAGTCTGAACATGCCAGAAGCGACGCGGTTCATTCAATCCACAGAGCGCAATCTGGATTATTGGTCTGTAGGCACGAATGGACAAAGAATCAAGTATACACCGGGCGGGCTTGCCTGGCTTGATACATGGGGATCGCTCCGATATTCAGCAAATGCATCTTTTATTGCTTTTGTATACTCCGACTGGGTCAGTGATCCGGTGAAGAAAGCAAGGTATCAGGACTTTGCCGTCTCTCAAATGAACTACATTCTGGGGGATAATCCTCGCCAGAGCAGTTATGTGGTCGGTTATGGTCAGAATCCGCCTAAGCATCCTCATCACCGGACCTCTCACAGTTCATGGACGAACAATGAAAATACACCTTCAGAGCACCGTCACACGTTGTACGGAGCGATGGTTGGTGGACCGGATGCAACGGATGCCTATACCGATTCCATTGGCGACTATGTCAGCAATGAGGTGGCAACCGATTACAATGCAGGCTTTACAGGCGCGTTAGCCAAGATGAATCTGTTATTCGGCCAGAATGATCAGCCCATCGCGAATTTTCCGGCTCCGGAAGTGAAGACAGATGAGTTCTTTGTCGAAGCTGCCGTGAAGGCATCCGGTCCCAATTACACGGAAATCAAGGCTCAACTAAATAATCGTTCCGGCTGGCCTGCGCGGATGGGGGATAAGTTATCTTTTCGCTATTTTCTGGATCTAAGTGAAGTTTACGCTGCAGGATATACCGTATCTGATGTCAAGGTTACAACCGCATACGCCGAGGGTGCTACCGTATCCCAACCGGTTGTGGTTGATGTAGCGAAACGAATCTATGCTGTTACGGCGGACTTTACTGGAACCAAGATATATCCAGGCGGGGAAGGACATTATCGCAAAGAGGTCCAGTTCCGCATTACCGGCCCGCAAGGCGCCTGGAATGCGAATAATGATCATTCATTCCAGGGCTTGGGCACAGGTAATGTGGCGAAGAGCGTATATCTACCAGTCTACGATGCGGGAATACGGATATACGGTCAGGAACCTGGTGTTACACCGGTTGTCACTCCTGTTGCACCTTCTGGCGTGCAGGCTATATCAGGGAATGCTCAGGTCATCCTGAACTGGGTAGCATCACCTGGGGCAGAATCGTACACCGTGAAGCGTGCCGAGGTGAATGGGGGTCCATATACTTCTGTAGCGACAGATGTACATGGATTGACATACACGAATACGGGGCTTACGAACGGAAAGACCTATTATTATGTGGTGACGGCTGTTAATTCAGCCGGAGAATCGCCCGGGTCTGCACAAGCCTCTGCCACGCCGCAAGCTGGAACATCGTTGCCTGGCGAACTGACGTTAAGCGGTACGGCTGGCAACGCCCAGTCGATTCTGACCTGGACGGCAGCAACGGGAGCAGTGACTTATAAGGTACAGCGCTCCGTTGTGGGCGGCGCATATGCCGATGTGGCAACTGGATTGGCAGTGTTGAATTACATCGATGCAACAGCGGTAAATGGAACGACGTACAGTTATCGAATCGCCGCCGTGAATGCGAGCGGACAGACGTTGTCCAATATCGTGACGGTGACACCGAGTGCGCCTCCGGTAACGACGGGGACGCTTGAGGTGCAGTATCGTAATGGAGGGTCAGGTGCTTCCGGCAATGCGGTGACTCCGCAGTTTAATCTAAAAAACACAGGCACTCAGGCGATTGATCTGAGTACCGTGAAGCTCCGGTATTATTTTACCAAGGACGGTGCAGGGGATCTGACCTTCTGGTGTGATTATGCTCAGATCGGCACGGCTAATATTGAAGGCAAATTTGTCACGCTGACTCCGACAACGGGCACAGCGGATACGTATCTGGAGATCAGCTTCAAATCCGGGGCTGGCAGTCTGGCTGCTGGAGCGGAGACGGGTGTGATTCAGGGGCGCTTTTCCAAGAACAATTGGAGCAATTTCGATCAGAGCAACGACTATTCCTATGATGCAACCAAGACTGCTTTTACCGCATGGAATCAAGTAACTGGGTTTCAGGGAGGTACGAAAGTCTGGGGCATTGAGCCGTAA
- a CDS encoding acyltransferase gives MNKPRIVEWTQLRGLAFLAIVMQHNIAEYIYRADIEQPDSIMLTMIYHLTRFGTPTFVFLSGVMLFYHHSHTKPDYPRFIRKRFGDIYVPFVVWTFIYWLFVRIFTPEFWISGMPDFRSFVRELFLPQTGYHLWFVIMVFQFYILFPLFLAGAKFIQKRIEKGTRFTPMQSVITLILIGMALYTLLMKWSYYDMGGWTASLPQPWSGLLQYRSYSWVMYWFYFLLGAVCAWSVDSWRSWTAKVLPWMVCLFIGMYIWLGYDVLRGSSDVVNLNISTYLKPTTFIIIMAQMFMFYGFLVLLRGKDTPFQRLLTWIGRYSFGGYLVHALVIYCIAYITRPLTLTGWHLPITLLSFLVTVATSLAISWGLSQLPGSRFTIGLQRKKRLSPRLHDTISASRTSSPERNPSASANRSPETS, from the coding sequence GTGAATAAACCGCGAATCGTGGAATGGACTCAACTGCGCGGCCTTGCATTTCTCGCCATTGTGATGCAGCATAACATCGCAGAATATATATATCGCGCCGATATTGAACAACCCGATTCCATCATGCTGACCATGATTTATCATCTGACTCGTTTTGGTACGCCGACATTTGTCTTTCTGTCCGGTGTAATGCTGTTCTATCATCATAGTCACACCAAACCGGATTACCCCCGTTTTATCCGTAAGCGGTTTGGAGATATCTATGTGCCCTTTGTGGTATGGACGTTCATCTATTGGTTATTTGTCCGGATATTCACCCCTGAGTTCTGGATTTCGGGTATGCCAGACTTCCGGAGTTTTGTTCGTGAACTATTCCTCCCCCAGACGGGATATCATCTGTGGTTTGTGATTATGGTGTTTCAGTTCTATATTCTGTTTCCCCTGTTTCTTGCGGGAGCCAAGTTCATTCAGAAACGTATTGAAAAAGGTACACGCTTCACCCCGATGCAATCCGTCATCACGCTGATTCTCATTGGGATGGCATTATACACTTTACTTATGAAATGGTCCTACTACGATATGGGCGGGTGGACAGCTTCCTTACCCCAACCCTGGTCGGGTTTGCTGCAATATCGCTCTTATTCATGGGTTATGTACTGGTTTTACTTTTTGCTGGGGGCAGTCTGTGCCTGGTCAGTGGATAGTTGGAGAAGTTGGACTGCAAAGGTATTGCCCTGGATGGTCTGTCTGTTTATCGGCATGTACATCTGGCTTGGATATGATGTGCTGCGGGGATCAAGCGATGTCGTTAATCTGAATATCTCAACCTATCTGAAGCCCACGACATTCATCATCATCATGGCTCAGATGTTCATGTTCTATGGGTTCCTTGTACTGCTGCGAGGCAAAGATACACCATTTCAGCGTCTCCTGACGTGGATTGGCCGATATTCCTTTGGTGGCTATCTGGTTCATGCACTGGTTATCTATTGCATTGCGTATATTACCCGGCCACTTACACTAACCGGATGGCATCTACCGATAACATTGCTTTCGTTTCTTGTTACCGTAGCAACGTCCCTTGCAATCAGTTGGGGACTTTCCCAACTTCCTGGTTCACGCTTCACCATAGGATTACAACGGAAGAAACGCCTAAGTCCCCGTTTGCATGATACTATTTCTGCGAGCAGAACAAGTTCACCGGAGCGCAATCCGTCAGCTAGCGCAAACCGCAGTCCGGAAACCAGCTAA
- a CDS encoding LCP family protein: MLKKWLWGTSLTLALAITGVIVYYGYSIVHFANSISTASETSTSETNQNTDNPTTPIPKWEGKERVNILLLGGDTRGDDAGRSDSVMVASIDPVSKKAHLFSVLRDTYVDIPGHGKSRLNAAFSYGGAELTKQTVGDLLGIPIQHYVYTDFIGFMALVDAVDGIDIDVEKDMYYTSKADKHMYDIDLKKGLQHMDGKTALQYVRFRHDATSDFTRTERQRIFMTELAKKMQSTTSLFKIPEILEAVAPYIETDLSPTQMLKLASLGFDINVNEIDKQQIPPNKLLTNELAGSAQVLGVNKPKLQAYIQNLFEEDAKSSEDESTKVPDLN, encoded by the coding sequence ATGCTTAAGAAATGGTTATGGGGGACATCCCTAACCCTGGCACTTGCCATAACCGGTGTCATTGTATATTACGGATACTCGATCGTTCATTTTGCCAATAGCATCTCAACCGCTTCCGAGACTTCCACTTCTGAAACAAACCAAAATACGGACAATCCAACCACCCCTATTCCTAAATGGGAAGGGAAGGAACGAGTTAACATTTTGCTGCTTGGAGGTGACACCAGGGGAGATGATGCTGGCCGTTCAGATTCGGTCATGGTCGCTTCCATTGATCCGGTATCCAAGAAAGCCCATCTCTTCTCTGTTCTGCGTGATACATATGTTGATATTCCGGGACACGGAAAGAGCAGACTCAACGCGGCCTTCTCCTACGGCGGAGCGGAATTAACCAAACAAACGGTCGGTGACTTGCTCGGCATCCCTATCCAGCACTACGTGTATACCGATTTTATCGGATTCATGGCGCTGGTTGATGCTGTCGACGGGATCGATATTGATGTGGAGAAAGACATGTATTATACCAGCAAAGCAGATAAACATATGTACGATATTGATCTCAAAAAAGGACTTCAGCACATGGACGGTAAGACCGCCCTCCAATATGTGCGATTCCGGCATGATGCCACATCAGACTTTACGCGTACCGAGCGGCAGCGGATTTTCATGACTGAGCTGGCTAAGAAGATGCAAAGCACTACGTCACTCTTCAAGATTCCTGAAATATTGGAAGCTGTCGCTCCATATATCGAGACAGACCTCAGTCCAACACAGATGTTAAAATTAGCTTCGCTCGGATTCGATATTAACGTAAATGAAATCGATAAACAGCAGATCCCTCCTAACAAGTTGCTTACCAATGAACTTGCAGGTTCTGCCCAAGTACTCGGTGTGAATAAACCGAAACTCCAAGCATACATTCAGAATTTGTTTGAGGAAGATGCGAAATCCTCAGAGGATGAATCAACAAAAGTACCAGACTTAAACTAA